The Pseudomonas benzenivorans region CTCTCCGGCGACCAGCCACTGCTGTTCCGCCCCCACGAGATCTCGCTGTCGCAGCAGGCCGAGGCCGGCCACCTGGCGGCCGAGGTGCGCGACATCCGCCCGCTCGGCGCCATCACCCGGGTGACCCTGAGGGTCGCCAGCCAGGCCGAACCGATCGAGGCGGAAGTGGCCAGGGACCACGCCAGCCTGCAGCGGCTGGTGCGGGGCGCCACCCTGTACTTCCAGCCGCGCATCGCCCAGGCGTCGGCCCTCGGCTGAGGCCGCCGGGCCGCGACGCCAGCGCACCCGCCGAACGGCCGGGCCAACCGCAAGGGGGCCTGGCCGCGTGGCTGGGCGGCGTCTTTCCGACGAAATCACTCTTTCGGGTCATGCCCATAGCCAGCCCTGGCGGTACTCTTGCGAACGGGGCCTGCCACGGCCCCCAGTTCCGCACTGCTCACAACAACAACAAGGAGCACCCCGGATGCGCTTCGAGTCGCTACTCAGACCGCTATTGCTCTGGACGCTTGGCGTCCTCGTCAGCCTGCCACCACTGGCCGTCGCCGAGGCGGCGAGCCCCCAGGTCCAGGCCCAGGCCTATGCCAGCCGCGCCACCAGCAGCCTGCTGCTGCTGCGCGGCGAGGGCTTCCAGAACAGCCACCGGCAACGCCTGGAGAACGACATCCAGACCCTCGCCGCCGCCGTGCAGAGCCTGCCGCAGAGCAGCGACGCCCTGCGCGCCAGCCACCTGGAGCTTGTTACCCAGCTGCGCCGCGGCGTTTCCTTTGGCCCCAGCGAGGACAACGTGCCCTGGGGCTATCCCCAGGAGCTGGCCAAGGCGCTGCGCGAGTTCCTGCATGCCGCGCGCCAGCTAGCGCACGCCGGTGACAGCGAGCTGTCGGCCAAGGTCGAGTACCTCGCCGTGCAGTACCTCAGCCGTTCCTACATCGGCAGCTTCGAGATCGCCCGCGAGCAGCCGGACACCTACCTCGGCCAGGACGAACGCCTGCTGGTGCCGGCGGTCGACCAGGAGCTGGCGACGCTGGATGCCAAGGCCGATCCGGCCCTGACCAAGCTCAGGGTGCGCTGGGAATACCTCAAGGCCGCCCTGAGCGACATGAACAGCAAGAGCAACACCCTGCAGAGTGTGTCCGGTCGACCCTTCGCACCCATCACCGTGGACCGCCACAGCCGCGCCCTGACCCAGCAGTGGATGGCGCAGAGCCGCTGAAGCACGCCGCCGGATCAGAAGTGGTGAATGCCCCGTCTTCGTGGACGGGGACGGCCAAGGAGCCGTGCCGCGAGGCGTGGACTCGCCCCCGCCGGATCGGGGTATGAGCAACGGCGATGAATACCTGCACACCACCCGTTTATGCGCACACGGCGCCCTCGACCCATCCCAAGGCATCACGGGGCCTAGACTGGAGAGCATCCCGCACGAAAACTGCCCGGGGTGATCCCGACCACCTTCTTGAACGCCCGAGTCATATGGCTCTGGTCGAAGAAGCCACAAGCGAGGGCGGCATCGGCAATGCTCACACCGGCACGCAGCAGGCGCTGAACCTGGGCAACCCTGATCTGGATCAGGTAACTGTGGGGCGATACACCCAGGCTCTTCTTGAACACCCGGATCAGATACAGCGGCTCCAGGCCCACCATATCGGCCAGTAGCGCCAGGGAAATCGGCGCGTCGAAGTCGTCTTCGAGCCTGCGCCGCACGCTCCGCACCGCCTGTTTCTCGAACGCAGCGACCGGTGAGTGGCTCGCACCTTTGCACTCGAAGAGCTGGCTCACCAACTCAAGCAAAAGGTTTTCCCGCTCCAGGCCACACTGGGACGACTCGATGACCTGGTGATGGCGCACAAAGGTATCGGCGAGCGCCGGCAACTGCTCGAAGGCCTCCCTGAATAAATGGATGTGATCACCGGCCTGACTCGGCCTCAGTATCCGGTTGAGCCACTGCGGGTCCAGATACAACATGCGGTACATCCAGCCCCGCTCATGAGCGGGCAAGCCATCGTGGATCTCCCCCGGACTGATGGTCACCACGGTGCCCGCCCCGCCCAAGCAATAGCGACCACGGTAGTACAGGCGCTCCACGCCGCCGGTGATGACCCCAACGGCGTAGCGGTCATGGGAATGGCGCCCGAACGTATGGTAGCTAAAGCGCGCCGAGAGCAGCTCGCAATCGCCCTCGGGTATTCGCCTGAACCTGATGAAGCCGCTGTCCAGAGCGGCTCGCTTCTTGCCTTGCTGTGCGTCCATGCTTGTCCAGTTTTTTACAATACGCCGCGAGAACGGCCGCCTACTTTAGCGCTTCATTCACAACCTGAGCGAGTAAGTGCGATGTCCGTGAAGTTGGTAATTGGCGATTTCGGCAAGTCTTCCTGGTCGTTCCGTGCCTGGCTGGCACTCGTGAGCGCAGATGTGTCGTTCCAAACCTTGCAGATCCGGCTCGGGCAACCGGACACCCACCAGCGCATCCTCGCGCACTCACCCTCGGGCAAAGTCCCCGCCTTGCTGGTCGACGACATCGTCATCCACGACAGCCTGGCCATCTGCGAATACATCGCCGAAACCCACCCTCACGCCCAACTCTGGCCCGAGGACACTCGCCTACGCGCCAAAGCCCGCGCCGCAGCAGCGGAGATGCACTCCGGTTTCACCCATCTACGCACGCAGATGTCGTTCGGACTGAACACCGGGGACCAAGTCGATGAGCTGCAAGAGCAGACCCGGGAAGAGATCCAACGCATCTTCGCGATCTGGAGCGACCTGCTCGCGGCAAGCCAATCGCCCACATTCCTCTGCGGCAACTTCGGCATCGTCGATGCCATGTTCGTGCCCGTGGTATTTCGCTTCCGTCGCTACGGCATCGAAATCCCGCCTCATCTGCAGACCTATGTCGACAACGTACTGGCCCACCCCGCCGTCCAGCAGTGGCTGAAACTGGCCAGTCGGCAGGTCTGAGCCTCGCTTGCCAAGCAACGAGCCAGGTCGCGAGAACACATCGAGCCTTCTGCTGGATCGACAGCCTAATCCGCTCAGGGCGGGGCTCGATGTCACCACTGGCGACGGGCTGCTGCGTCTGCGCCGGCTGATCCGCGAGTACGGCATCCTGCCGATGCAGCGACGACATCCGGGCAGGCTGTGGCCGTGCCGGCACCTTCGACCAGAGGCCCATGCAAACTGGGCCAGACCGCATCTTCGATGCCATGGCTCAGATCCTAGGCAAGGCATCTGAGGCCCGCGAAAACAGGGAGTCATCAATGCCGTCGCCTATGTCGACTAACAGCAACCGAGCGATCCTTGAACTGACCATCGGTGGGCTGATGCTCAGTCTTTCGGCCTTGGCCGTCGCCTTTGCCCAGATCGGGGCCGGTGGCGCCGGTTTCTACCGGATGTTGTTCGCCTCGGTCCTGTTCTTGCTGCTGCTCAAACTGCGCCGCACTCCGGTCATGCTCAAGGGCCTCAAGGCCCAGTTGTATACCGCGCTTGCCGGCGTGTTCCTGGCCATCGACCTGGCGCTCTGGCACCAGAGCATTTACATCGTAGGCCCCGGCATCGGCTCGATCCTGACCAACTGTCAGGTGTTCTTCATGACCTTCCTGGGGTTCTATCTGCTCAAGGAAAGACCATCAGTGTATTTCCTCATCTCGATCAGCCTGGCCTTCATTGGGCTGTACCTGTTGCTAATGCCGGAGATGAGCGATGCCATCGGGGTCAAAGGGGTGGTGTACGGGGTACTCTCGGGGCTGGCCTATGCCATCTGTGTGTACTTCCTCAAGGTCAACGCCCAGTTGCCGAACGGAGGTGGCGACAAGATCGCCCAGATGCTCAACCTGAGCCTGTGGGCGGCGCTGGTACTGCTCGGCTACGCCTTGGCCAACGACGAAAGCCTGGCCATCAACGATGGTCAGACCTTCCTGATGCTGGTGATCTATGGGGTGCTGGTGCAATTCGTCGGCTGGCTGCTGGTCAACCGCTCGATCGGCACCATCAGCCTGGGACTGGCCGGGCTGATCCTGCTGCTGGAGCCAATAATCACTTATTTCATCGATATCGCCTGGCTCGGCAAGGCCAACTCGACCTTGCAGATCTGTGGCGCCCTGCTGAGCATCCTGGCGGTGTATATCGGCTCGCTCAAGCCACCGGAAAAGACGAACCCGGCACTGCTCGAAACGACCTGAAGAGCGCCTCGACCACCGCCCAAGATGACCTTTGGTATTGACCCAGTGATACCGAAGGCCAAGTGGCCAGGCGGCAGCGCCTCACGACTCAGGGCGAGTGGCTTGGCGTAGGTACGCCTCGTAGCGATGACGCCCTGTAGCGACCCGCGCGACCAAGCGAGCGGCTCGATCTATTCACGCTGCAAGCGAATGCCGACGGTCTGGTCGTGCCGGCCAAGCGCCGGGGACGCACCCATGCCTGGAGTGAGTGCGCCCAGAGGCTGCTCATGCATCACGACCGACTGACGCAGATCGCCGAAGCCTAGGTCAGGCCCCGCTCGGCCCCGTCCGGATACGGGTCGGCCCGGCGCGCTCGACCACCGCCCGCTCCAGTTCGCGGCGCAGGCCGAGGAGGAAGGCCGCCTCGGCCACCACGAACAGCGGCCCGATCGCCAGCCCCATGAGGTCGTCGACGAAGGCCGGCTTGCGCCCCTCGTAATGGTGGCCGACGAACTGAATGACCCAGCCGACCACGAACAGCCCCAGGCCCGCGCTCAGCCACAGCGCCGTGCCCTGGGCCGCCAGCGCCATGCCGGCCCACAGGCACAGCCCCAGCAGGGCGGCCATCAGCAGGCCGAAACGCAGGTCCAGGCGCAGGTAGAAGGCCGCGGCCAGCAGCGCCGCCAGGGTCGCCGGCGACAACCACAGGCCGGCCAACGCCAGGCCCGGCCGCGACAGCAGCACCGCGACCGCGAGGACGATCAGCGGGATGCCGATGAAGTGGCTGGCGATATTGCGCCGGTCGCGGTGGTAGGCGGCGTACTGGCTCAGGTATTCGACCAGGGTCTTCATCGGGCTTGTCCTCGTGGCGGGCGGGTCGGATGATGATGGTCCCGGCCCACCGCGTCCCTCTGTCGGCTAGCCGACAAATCAACGGAGATCGCCGATGAACGATGCCCAGCGCGCCCGCCTGCGGGGCGGCCACTGGTTCGCCGCCCTGCCCGAGGCCCTGCAGCAGGCCCTGCTGGCCGCCGCCCGGGAGCAGCGCCTGGAGGCCGGGCAGCGCCTGTTCCGCCGCGGAGACCCGCCCAGCGGGCTGTACGCGGTGCTGGAAGGGGCCATGCGCGTCGGCGCGGTCAGCCCCGACGGCAAGGAGGCGCTGCTGACCCTGATCGAGCCGCCCTACTGGTTCGGCGAGATCTCCCTGTTCGACGGCCAGCCGCGTACCCACGACGCCTTCGCCGAGTGCCCCAGCACCCTGTTGCTGGTGCCCCAGGCCGAGCTGCTGGCCCTGCTCGAACGCGAGCCGCGCTACTGGCGCGACTTCGCCCTGCTGATGAGCCAGAAGCTGCGCCTGGCGTTTATCGCCCTGGAGGAGATGAGCCTGCTGCCGGCCGCGCCGCGCCTGGCCCGACGCCTGCTGCTGATCGCCGAGAATTACGGCGAGGGCGAGCCACGTCGGGTCATCCACCTGGCCCAGGAGCAGCTGGCCCTGATGCTGGCGATCTCGCGGCAGACCACCAACCAGATCCTCAAGGAGCTGGAGGCCCAGGGCATCCTGCGCCTGAGCTACGGCGAGATCGAGCTGCTCGACCTGCCGCGCCTGCGCCAGGCGGCGCGCTGAGCCGCGGGCGCTGCCACAAGCGGAAACAATGCCGGAGCGAACGCCCGCCCCGGGCCATGGTCTATCCCCATTCCCCCAGGAGCCCCAGCCCGATGCCGACACAGCCGCCCAGCGCCGCCCCCTCCAACGCCTTGCCGGCGGTGCTGGCCGGCCCCCTGCTGCGCCGCCTGGAGCCCCAGCGCCTGGTGCTCTGGCTGGTCGGCTCGCGGGCGCTGTCGCTGCGCCTGTGCCTGTGCCATGGCGGCGCGGAGCAAAGCGACTACCCGTTGGACGAACGCCACTGCCGGGTGCTGCAGGTCGGCGAGCACGCCTTCGTCCACCTGATCGACCTGCGCCTCAACGCGCCGCTGCCGCAGGACGTGCGGATCGACTACGACCTGCTGATCGAAGGCGACGGGCCCGCGCAGGGCATCGCCGAGTGGGCGCCGCACCTGCTGTACGACGGCACCGAACAGCCGAACTTCGTCCTGCGTACGCGCCTCGACCATTTGCTCCACGGCTCCTGCCGCAAGCCGCACCACGCCGCGGCCGACGGCCTGCTGTGCGCCGACCGCCTGCTGGCCGAGCAGCCGGCGCCCGAACAGCGCCCGGCGCTGCTGCTGATGAGCGGCGACCAGATCTACGCCGACGACGTCGCCGGGCCCATGCTGTGCGCCATCCACCAGCTGATCGCGCGCCTGGGGCTGTTCGGCGAACGCCTGGAAGGCGCCCTGGTCGACGACAGCGACGCCCTCTACGGCCATGCGGTCGGCTACTACCAACGCAGCGAACTGCTGCCGGAACTGCAGAGCAACGTCGGCCTGCGCGAGCGCTTCTTCGGCGGGGTCAGGAAGCCGATCTTCACCACCAGCAGCGCCGACAACCACCTGGTGACCCTGGCCGAGGTGCTGGCCATGTACCTGCTGGCCTGGTCGCCGACGCCCTGGACCCTGCTCGGCAGCGGCCGGCCGGCCCTGGATGCCGAGCGGGCGCGGCGCTACGAGGACGAGCGGGGCCGTATCGAGGCGTTCCGCGACGGCCTCGGCGGCGTCGCCCGCGCCCTGGCCCACCTGCCGACCCTGATGATCTTCGACGACCACGACGTCACCGACGACTGGAACCTCTCGGCGCAGTGGGAGGAAACCGCCTACGGCCACCCCTTCTCCCGGCGCATCATCGGCAACGCCCTGATCGGCTACCTGCTGTGCCAGGGCTGGGGCAACGACCCGGACGTGTTCGCCGATGCGCTGGAGCAATTCCAGGCCATGGCCGCCGGACGCGACGGGCGCAACCAGCTGGACGGCGCCGCCCAGGACGCCCTGATCGACCGCCTGCTGCACTTCCACCACTGGCACTACGTGCTGCCGACCGAGCCGGCGCTGCTGGTGCTGGACACCCGCACCCGGCGCTGGCGCAGCGAGCGCCACCCCCAGCGGCCGTCCGGGCTGCTCGACTGGGAGGGCCTGTGCGAGCTGCAGCAGGCGCTGCTCGACCACCCGGCGGCGATCATCGTGTCGCCGGCGCCGATCTTCGGGGTCAAGCTGATCGAGGCGGTGCAGCGGCTCTTCACCTGGTGCGGCTACCCGCTGCTGGTCGATGCGGAGAACTGGATGGCCCATCGCGGCGCCGCCCGGGTGATCCTCAACATCTTCCGCCACTCGCGCACCCCGGGTTGCTACGTGGTGCTGTCCGGCGACGTGCACTACTCCTTCGTCTACCGGGTGCTGATCCGCCACCGCAAGAGCGCCCCGCAGATCTGGCAGATCACCAGCAGCGGCCTGAAGAACGAGTTCCCGCGGCGCCTGCTGGACTGGTTCGACCGCCTCAACCGCTGGCTCTACTCGCCGCGCTCGCCGCTCAACTGGCTGACCAAGCGCCGGCGCATGCAGGTGGTGCCACTGATCCCCAGCCGCAGCAAAGCCGGCGAGCGCCTGTGGAACGGCGCGGGCCTGGGCCAGGTGCGTTTCGACGAGCGCGGCCGGCCGAGCGAGATTCTCCAGCACAACGCCGACGGCTCGGCGCCGGTCGGCTTCGTCGAGGATCGCGACGCCGCCCAGCGCGCGGCCCAGCAGGCGCAGGCCGGCCGCACGCTGGCGGCCGGCGACAAGTCCGCGCGCTAGACCGGCCATTTATAGGGGCGAAGTGGCACGGCCTGTTAGGTTCTGTACGAAAAGTACTGCCGTAGGCATCGCAGCGTGCAAGCCAGCGTGACCATCGCGCCAAAACTTCTGGCGAGCTTGTCGTAGCGGGTGCCGATTCTCCGGCTCTCTTTCAGCCAGCCAAACATCCGCTCGATGATGTTCCGTTGCCGGTATTTCGGGCGATCAAATAGCCGAGGTAGTCCTGGCTTGGGTTTGCGCTTCATGGTGCGCTGCGGAATCACTGGCTGCATGCGGTAGCGGTCGCAGTACTGGCGCAGATGCTCGGCGTCGTAACCTTTGTCGGCCAGTAACCAACGACAACGCTTGCGAGGCCGTCCCGACTTTCCGGGGATACGCACCTGCTCCAAGAGCGGCTGAGCATGTGCAATGTCGCTGGCTTGCCCCGGTGTCAGCATGAAGCGAAGAGGTATCCCATTGGCATCGCAGATCAGGTGAATCTTGGTAGTCAGGCCGCCTCGGCTACGTCCCAAGGCATGGTCTACCGGTTCTTCTGGCCCCCCTTTTTCCCGGCGCCAGAAGAGGCTCGGGTTGCGCGCACCGCGGTGGAGTCGATCATCCACGTATCCAAATCAATCAGGCCTTCCTGATTCAACCGGACGTGCAATCGCTCAAGTACTCGCTCAAACGTGCCATCGTCTCGCCAGTCACGGAACCGTTGATACACCGTTGACCACGGGCCGAAACGTTCCGGCAGATCACGCCAGGCGGCTCCCGAGCAGAGGATCCAGAAGATGCCGTTGAGCACCAGCCGATCATCACTGCGAGGCCGGCCCATCTTCTGTTCCGGGGAAACCAGATCCTTGATCAACTCCCAGGCCGCATCCGGGAGTTCGTAGCGCCTTGCCATGTGGGCCTCCAGCCAATCATGGCGATGATTCTACCTGCACCGACTTTTCGTACAGAACCTAAGGGGCATGGCAATAAGTGCGGCCAGGAAGCAAAGGCAGAGATCGACCCGAAGCGGCCGGTGAAAACCAACAAGTTCGTGATCTGTCCCCGATTGCTCCCTACTTCGAGCCGAAGGCATGTCTGTGCTGGCTGTTACACAGAAGGGGATCGAAACCGAGGCAGATCGAGCACTACCGGCGCAAAGCCACTATGGCATGCTAGGATCGGCGCACATCTAACCAGGGAAGGCGTAATGAAGGCACTAATTGATGTGACACCGACTGCCGAGCAGTTGGCTCTGTTCTCACGCAACGGTCCTGGAGTGGAGATCATTCGTGGGGCAGCGGGTAGCGGGAAAACCACTACCGCACTTCTCAAACTTCGATCTCTGGCCGCGTTTTTTATCAATCGAGCTCGGCGTCAGGACAACCCTGACCCAGTGAGTGTCTTGGTGCTGACGTACAATCGCACTTTGCGCGGCTACATCAACGAACTCACGCAACAGCAGCTGCACGAAGAGCCTCTCATCCACCTGGAAATTCAGACCTTTAACTCTTGGGCAAGGAGCCTTGTCCCACCAAGATTCATGATCATGGGTATTGAGGAATCGATGCAGGCCCTGAGAAGCTTCTCTGGTGCTATGAGGCTGGACTCTCAATTTGTCGTAGAAGAAGCCTCATACGTGCTTGGCCGATTTCTACCGGATGATCTTGACGAATATTTAGGCGCACGCCGGGACGGTCGTGGCATCGCGCCTCGAATGGAGCGGTCAACCAGGCAGCTCTTACTTGACACCGTCATCCGCCCTTACATCCAGCTCAAGCGAAACAACCAGCTCCTAGACTGGAATGACCTCGCAATTCAGCTTGCTAGTGAACAGGTGCGTGAGTATTCAGTCATTGTCGTTGACGAGAGCCAGGATTTTTCTGCCAATGAGGTTCGGGCGGTACTGAACCAGCGCGCTGAGCATGCGTCGACCACCTTCGTTCTGGACAGCGCGCAGAAAATATATGCCCGAAACTTCATCTGGCCTGAGGTAGGCGTCACTGTCACCTCTGGGAGAAGCAGTACTCTTCAGACGAACTACAGAAACACGAAGCAGATCGCTCGCTTTGCGGCTGCACTGCTCGAAGGGTTAGCACTGGATGACAACGGGACTATGCCCAATTACGACAGTGCAATTTCTGAGGGGGAATTGCCGTGTGTGTTGACTGGGCCATACCAGAATCAGGTTCGTTTTGCCTTGAGCTACATCCAGGAAAATGTGGATCTGACACTAGACTCGGTAGCGTTTCTACATCCCAAGGGGTGGTTCAGAGATTTGACCCCAGAACTTGATCGCCTCGAAATGCCTTGGGTATCACTGACAGGAACACCAGATTGGCCACAGGGCAGTCAGAACATTGCGCTGTGCACACTTCACTCAAGTAAAGGTCTTGAGTTCGACCACATCATCATGCTCGGTCTGGATGGAAGTATCGTCGACGT contains the following coding sequences:
- a CDS encoding helix-turn-helix transcriptional regulator, with translation MDAQQGKKRAALDSGFIRFRRIPEGDCELLSARFSYHTFGRHSHDRYAVGVITGGVERLYYRGRYCLGGAGTVVTISPGEIHDGLPAHERGWMYRMLYLDPQWLNRILRPSQAGDHIHLFREAFEQLPALADTFVRHHQVIESSQCGLERENLLLELVSQLFECKGASHSPVAAFEKQAVRSVRRRLEDDFDAPISLALLADMVGLEPLYLIRVFKKSLGVSPHSYLIQIRVAQVQRLLRAGVSIADAALACGFFDQSHMTRAFKKVVGITPGSFRAGCSPV
- a CDS encoding glutathione S-transferase family protein — translated: MSVKLVIGDFGKSSWSFRAWLALVSADVSFQTLQIRLGQPDTHQRILAHSPSGKVPALLVDDIVIHDSLAICEYIAETHPHAQLWPEDTRLRAKARAAAAEMHSGFTHLRTQMSFGLNTGDQVDELQEQTREEIQRIFAIWSDLLAASQSPTFLCGNFGIVDAMFVPVVFRFRRYGIEIPPHLQTYVDNVLAHPAVQQWLKLASRQV
- a CDS encoding DMT family transporter, with product MSTNSNRAILELTIGGLMLSLSALAVAFAQIGAGGAGFYRMLFASVLFLLLLKLRRTPVMLKGLKAQLYTALAGVFLAIDLALWHQSIYIVGPGIGSILTNCQVFFMTFLGFYLLKERPSVYFLISISLAFIGLYLLLMPEMSDAIGVKGVVYGVLSGLAYAICVYFLKVNAQLPNGGGDKIAQMLNLSLWAALVLLGYALANDESLAINDGQTFLMLVIYGVLVQFVGWLLVNRSIGTISLGLAGLILLLEPIITYFIDIAWLGKANSTLQICGALLSILAVYIGSLKPPEKTNPALLETT
- a CDS encoding Mpo1 family 2-hydroxy fatty acid dioxygenase is translated as MKTLVEYLSQYAAYHRDRRNIASHFIGIPLIVLAVAVLLSRPGLALAGLWLSPATLAALLAAAFYLRLDLRFGLLMAALLGLCLWAGMALAAQGTALWLSAGLGLFVVGWVIQFVGHHYEGRKPAFVDDLMGLAIGPLFVVAEAAFLLGLRRELERAVVERAGPTRIRTGPSGA
- a CDS encoding Crp/Fnr family transcriptional regulator, translated to MNDAQRARLRGGHWFAALPEALQQALLAAAREQRLEAGQRLFRRGDPPSGLYAVLEGAMRVGAVSPDGKEALLTLIEPPYWFGEISLFDGQPRTHDAFAECPSTLLLVPQAELLALLEREPRYWRDFALLMSQKLRLAFIALEEMSLLPAAPRLARRLLLIAENYGEGEPRRVIHLAQEQLALMLAISRQTTNQILKELEAQGILRLSYGEIELLDLPRLRQAAR
- a CDS encoding alkaline phosphatase D family protein, with amino-acid sequence MPTQPPSAAPSNALPAVLAGPLLRRLEPQRLVLWLVGSRALSLRLCLCHGGAEQSDYPLDERHCRVLQVGEHAFVHLIDLRLNAPLPQDVRIDYDLLIEGDGPAQGIAEWAPHLLYDGTEQPNFVLRTRLDHLLHGSCRKPHHAAADGLLCADRLLAEQPAPEQRPALLLMSGDQIYADDVAGPMLCAIHQLIARLGLFGERLEGALVDDSDALYGHAVGYYQRSELLPELQSNVGLRERFFGGVRKPIFTTSSADNHLVTLAEVLAMYLLAWSPTPWTLLGSGRPALDAERARRYEDERGRIEAFRDGLGGVARALAHLPTLMIFDDHDVTDDWNLSAQWEETAYGHPFSRRIIGNALIGYLLCQGWGNDPDVFADALEQFQAMAAGRDGRNQLDGAAQDALIDRLLHFHHWHYVLPTEPALLVLDTRTRRWRSERHPQRPSGLLDWEGLCELQQALLDHPAAIIVSPAPIFGVKLIEAVQRLFTWCGYPLLVDAENWMAHRGAARVILNIFRHSRTPGCYVVLSGDVHYSFVYRVLIRHRKSAPQIWQITSSGLKNEFPRRLLDWFDRLNRWLYSPRSPLNWLTKRRRMQVVPLIPSRSKAGERLWNGAGLGQVRFDERGRPSEILQHNADGSAPVGFVEDRDAAQRAAQQAQAGRTLAAGDKSAR
- a CDS encoding IS5 family transposase (programmed frameshift), with amino-acid sequence MARRYELPDAAWELIKDLVSPEQKMGRPRSDDRLVLNGIFWILCSGAAWRDLPERFGPWSTVYQRFRDWRDDGTFERVLERLHVRLNQEGLIDLDTWMIDSTAVRATRASSGAGKKGGPEEPVDHALGRSRGGLTTKIHLICDANGIPLRFMLTPGQASDIAHAQPLLEQVRIPGKSGRPRKRCRWLLADKGYDAEHLRQYCDRYRMQPVIPQRTMKRKPKPGLPRLFDRPKYRQRNIIERMFGWLKESRRIGTRYDKLARSFGAMVTLACTLRCLRQYFSYRT
- a CDS encoding UvrD-helicase domain-containing protein, which produces MKALIDVTPTAEQLALFSRNGPGVEIIRGAAGSGKTTTALLKLRSLAAFFINRARRQDNPDPVSVLVLTYNRTLRGYINELTQQQLHEEPLIHLEIQTFNSWARSLVPPRFMIMGIEESMQALRSFSGAMRLDSQFVVEEASYVLGRFLPDDLDEYLGARRDGRGIAPRMERSTRQLLLDTVIRPYIQLKRNNQLLDWNDLAIQLASEQVREYSVIVVDESQDFSANEVRAVLNQRAEHASTTFVLDSAQKIYARNFIWPEVGVTVTSGRSSTLQTNYRNTKQIARFAAALLEGLALDDNGTMPNYDSAISEGELPCVLTGPYQNQVRFALSYIQENVDLTLDSVAFLHPKGWFRDLTPELDRLEMPWVSLTGTPDWPQGSQNIALCTLHSSKGLEFDHIIMLGLDGSIVDVRPPDDDAEDYEPSARLRRLIAMGVGRARKSVIIGFKRNDAPDIIRFFGEGLYQGVDV